One Candidatus Thioglobus autotrophicus genomic window, TTTGGCTATGAAATTGTTCGCTATATTGAGCCAAAACTCAAAGATATCAATCTTAAAGATGAGCTAAATATTGCCGATATTTTGTTAATGGTGTCAAATGATTTAGTTGTATTTGATAACTTAGCAAATAAGGCATTTTTATTGACACATGTCAATCCTGAAACCCAAAGTTATGATCAGGCAATGGCTTATCTTGATAGTATCGAAGCAGATATTGATCGACCGCTTGTTAAACAAGATTATCAGTCAGACAACCTAACAACACAAGATTTTAGCTCCAGTTTTGGTGAACAAAATTATAAAGATGTTGTTGAGCGTATTCAGCGCTATATCGTTGCTGGGGATGTTATGCAGGTTGTACCTTCTCAAAGACTAAGTGCACCTTATAAAGCACCGTCAGTTGAACTTTATCGTCAGTTAAGAAGGCTAAATCCCTCGCCTTATATGTATTATTTAAACTTAGGCGATGTTGATGTGATCGGATCTTCGCCTGAAATTCTTACCCGGGTTGATTGTGATAGGCGTGCGACGGTGCGTCCAATTGCAGGTACCAGAACAAGAGGTGAAGACCAAGCTCAAGATTTAGCCCTTGAGAAAGATTTATTGGCAGACGAAAAAGAAATTGCTGAACACTTAATGCTGATCGACCTTGGGCGTAACGATCTTGGTCGAATTGCTAAAACAGGCAGTGTTAAATTAACGGATAAAATGTTTGTTGAACGATACTCCCATGTCATGCACATTGTTTCTAATGTGGAATGTGAACTCAAAGACGATATGAGTGCTATGGATGTGTTGAAAGC contains:
- the trpE gene encoding anthranilate synthase component I produces the protein MDKTSFNAYIDQGYNHIPVFREVVLDTDTALGLYLKLANNTYSYLFESVQGGEKWGRYSIIGLHAQTVIKVFGYEIQIEKESSVVERFKVEDPLAWIEQYQQKFKVPEIGELPEFNGGLVGYFGYEIVRYIEPKLKDINLKDELNIADILLMVSNDLVVFDNLANKAFLLTHVNPETQSYDQAMAYLDSIEADIDRPLVKQDYQSDNLTTQDFSSSFGEQNYKDVVERIQRYIVAGDVMQVVPSQRLSAPYKAPSVELYRQLRRLNPSPYMYYLNLGDVDVIGSSPEILTRVDCDRRATVRPIAGTRTRGEDQAQDLALEKDLLADEKEIAEHLMLIDLGRNDLGRIAKTGSVKLTDKMFVERYSHVMHIVSNVECELKDDMSAMDVLKATFPAGTLSGAPKVRAMEIINEVEPLKRNIYSGAIGYLSWHGGMDMAIAIRTAIVKDEMLYVQAGAGIVHDSVPQLEWDETMHKARALIAAAVQV